One segment of Thermosynechococcus sp. HN-54 DNA contains the following:
- a CDS encoding GTP-binding protein, with amino-acid sequence MTVPVTVLTGYLGAGKTTLLNRILTHEHGKKVAVIVNEFGEVGIDHQLVVNTDEEIFEMNNGCICCTVRGDLIRIIGNLMKRRHKFDHLVIETTGLADPAPVIQTFFMDEDIRSQTHLDAVITVVDAKHIHYHWEADEAQEQIAFADVILLNKTDLVSEADLAQLRDRIHTMNPLAKVYSTQQAAVPMEYILNVGGFDLERALELDPDFLEADHHEHDESVGSVAIVAEGKLDGTKLQTWLTHLLQTQGPDIFRMKGILHLAEQPQPFVFQGVHMLFDGRPLDRPLGHQRNELIFIGRNLDERQLRQAFRACLL; translated from the coding sequence ATGACCGTTCCTGTCACAGTCCTCACTGGCTACCTAGGTGCTGGTAAAACTACCCTCCTCAATCGCATTCTCACCCACGAACACGGCAAGAAGGTGGCCGTCATTGTCAACGAGTTTGGCGAAGTGGGCATTGATCATCAACTGGTGGTCAATACCGATGAAGAAATTTTCGAGATGAACAATGGTTGCATTTGCTGTACGGTGCGCGGCGACTTGATCCGCATCATTGGCAACCTGATGAAGCGACGGCACAAGTTTGACCATCTGGTTATCGAAACCACGGGGCTTGCGGATCCTGCCCCCGTCATCCAAACCTTTTTCATGGATGAGGACATTCGCAGCCAAACCCACCTGGATGCCGTGATTACCGTGGTGGATGCCAAGCACATTCACTACCACTGGGAGGCGGACGAAGCCCAAGAGCAAATTGCCTTTGCCGATGTGATTTTGCTCAATAAAACGGACTTGGTGAGCGAAGCCGACCTCGCCCAGTTGCGCGATCGCATCCATACCATGAACCCCTTGGCCAAGGTGTATTCCACGCAGCAGGCCGCCGTGCCAATGGAGTACATCCTCAATGTCGGCGGCTTTGACCTTGAGCGTGCCCTCGAACTTGACCCAGACTTCCTTGAGGCAGATCACCATGAACACGATGAATCCGTGGGGTCTGTGGCCATTGTTGCCGAAGGAAAATTGGATGGCACCAAGCTGCAAACGTGGCTGACCCACTTGCTGCAAACCCAAGGTCCCGATATTTTCCGCATGAAGGGGATTTTGCATCTGGCGGAGCAGCCCCAGCCCTTTGTCTTTCAGGGGGTGCATATGCTCTTTGATGGTCGTCCCCTCGATCGCCCCCTTGGCCATCAGCGCAATGAACTCATCTTTATTGGCCGTAACCTTGATGAGCGCCAACTCCGCCAAGCCTTTAGGGCGTGTCTCCTTTAG
- the recJ gene encoding single-stranded-DNA-specific exonuclease RecJ has translation MGALPHQRWVFPPIDPESCDALIRALGCTPSLAEIYLRRGLTTPEAVQAFLEPETLELPPPNTVFPDLDLAVELLQRAIARGDKITICGDYDADGMTSTALLLRALRHLGADIDYEIPSRMQEGYGINERIVQDCYERGVKLILTVDNGIAALQPILKARELGLTVIVTDHHDVPAQLPPAHAILNPKLVPPTSPYHTLAGVGMAYTLALSLAQRLGKWRQLVRPLRELCTLGTIADLAPLTGVNRRWVKQGLQTIPTSSLVGVQALMQMAGCLPEQETSLKPTAVGFRLGPRINAIGRIGDPQVVIELLTTDDPARAQELAALCEETNRRRQELCAEIEAQAIAHLEASGFDPQQEWVLVIVQPGWHHGVIGIVASRLVERYGVPVFIGTYEDETTIRGSIRSIPECHVFEALEATKDLLLKYGGHRAAGGFSLRAEHLAAWRDRLRAFAQTCLQPEDLCPLVTIDAEVSFDQLTWDFYAQVEQLQPFGSENPQPVFCSRGVRILEQAPMGQQGEHLKLTLEQNGRRMIAKAWRWGQFFPLPTTVDVAYALTAHTWNGETYVELELKGVKPSLTWHVPEPPNHPLPRWQSLPPLTTLLPQLRDHILLYGYGRPDVPANLTTATIHYDRPRDRCRTLILWSLPPSSTHLRWLLAIAQPEVVYVGCQQPAIAAVTTLILSIQRHLKETSSLNLLALSQTYWIAPCTLVAILRHLGYSCEGFAPTLSITEELARLQRWYQLQAKDLARLAQTWGTS, from the coding sequence ATGGGTGCTCTTCCCCATCAACGCTGGGTGTTCCCGCCCATTGATCCTGAGAGTTGTGACGCCCTGATCCGTGCGCTGGGTTGCACCCCCTCCCTAGCGGAAATTTATCTGCGGCGGGGTCTGACGACTCCTGAAGCGGTGCAGGCCTTTCTCGAACCCGAAACCCTAGAGCTGCCCCCTCCCAATACCGTCTTTCCCGACCTTGATTTAGCGGTGGAATTGCTGCAACGGGCGATCGCCCGCGGCGACAAGATCACCATCTGTGGCGATTATGATGCCGATGGCATGACCAGTACCGCTCTCCTGTTGCGTGCCCTGCGTCATTTGGGAGCCGACATTGACTATGAAATTCCCTCCCGCATGCAGGAAGGCTATGGCATCAATGAGCGGATTGTTCAGGACTGCTACGAGCGGGGCGTGAAACTGATTCTCACGGTGGACAACGGCATTGCTGCCCTCCAGCCCATTCTCAAGGCACGGGAACTAGGACTAACCGTGATCGTAACGGATCACCACGATGTGCCGGCGCAACTGCCCCCTGCCCATGCCATTCTCAATCCAAAGCTGGTTCCGCCAACGTCCCCTTACCATACCCTTGCCGGGGTGGGGATGGCCTATACCCTTGCTTTATCCTTGGCACAGCGATTGGGAAAATGGCGGCAACTGGTGCGGCCTTTGCGGGAACTCTGTACCCTTGGCACGATTGCGGATCTGGCTCCCCTCACAGGGGTGAATCGCCGCTGGGTCAAGCAGGGGCTGCAAACCATTCCCACCTCCTCCCTTGTGGGTGTCCAAGCGCTGATGCAAATGGCCGGCTGTTTACCTGAGCAGGAGACCTCTCTTAAACCCACAGCAGTCGGGTTTCGTCTAGGCCCGCGCATCAACGCCATTGGCCGCATTGGTGATCCCCAAGTGGTGATTGAACTATTGACAACGGACGATCCAGCCCGTGCTCAGGAACTGGCAGCCCTGTGTGAGGAAACGAACCGTCGCCGTCAGGAACTCTGTGCTGAGATTGAAGCGCAGGCGATCGCCCACCTTGAGGCCAGCGGTTTTGATCCGCAGCAGGAGTGGGTGTTAGTCATTGTCCAGCCCGGATGGCACCATGGGGTGATTGGTATTGTTGCCTCGCGCTTGGTGGAGCGCTACGGCGTACCGGTGTTTATTGGCACCTATGAGGATGAGACCACGATTCGCGGCTCAATTCGCAGTATTCCCGAATGCCATGTCTTTGAGGCTCTGGAGGCAACCAAGGATCTTCTCTTGAAATACGGGGGTCATAGGGCTGCGGGTGGTTTTAGTTTGCGGGCAGAGCATTTAGCGGCTTGGCGCGATCGCCTGCGAGCCTTTGCTCAAACCTGTCTTCAGCCTGAGGACTTATGTCCCCTTGTCACGATTGATGCTGAAGTGTCCTTTGACCAGCTAACGTGGGACTTTTATGCCCAAGTGGAGCAACTTCAGCCCTTTGGCAGTGAGAATCCCCAACCCGTTTTTTGCAGTCGCGGGGTCAGGATTCTTGAGCAAGCCCCCATGGGACAGCAGGGGGAGCACCTGAAACTCACCCTAGAACAGAACGGGCGACGGATGATTGCCAAGGCTTGGCGTTGGGGGCAGTTTTTTCCCTTGCCAACCACTGTGGATGTGGCCTATGCCCTAACGGCACACACTTGGAATGGCGAGACTTACGTGGAGCTTGAACTCAAGGGAGTTAAACCCTCACTGACATGGCATGTCCCTGAGCCGCCGAATCATCCCCTGCCTCGTTGGCAATCTCTGCCCCCCTTGACAACGCTGCTACCGCAGTTGCGTGACCATATCTTGCTCTATGGCTATGGCCGCCCTGACGTACCGGCCAACTTAACTACGGCAACCATTCACTATGATCGCCCCCGCGATCGCTGTCGTACCTTGATTTTGTGGTCACTGCCCCCCTCTTCCACCCATTTGCGGTGGCTATTGGCCATTGCTCAGCCGGAAGTCGTGTATGTCGGATGCCAACAGCCTGCGATCGCTGCGGTGACAACTCTCATCCTCTCGATTCAGCGTCACCTCAAGGAAACGAGCAGCCTCAATCTTTTAGCCTTGAGTCAAACCTATTGGATTGCCCCCTGTACGCTTGTGGCAATTCTGCGTCATCTGGGCTACAGTTGCGAAGGATTTGCCCCCACCTTGAGCATTACCGAAGAACTGGCACGATTGCAACGCTGGTATCAACTGCAAGCCAAGGATTTGGCACGGCTAGCGCAAACGTGGGGGACTTCCTAA
- a CDS encoding DUF561 domain-containing protein: MLHPRLAPAFEQRSVLKIISGLNNFDRDRVRAVVTAADQGGATFVDIAADPELVRLAKELTTLPVCVSAVEPLLLLNAVAAGADLVEIGNYDSFYAQGRVFSAEEVLALTRQTRELLPQIMLSVTVPHTLPLDQQVALAEALVAAGADIIQTEGGTSSQPHHSGTLGLIEKAAPTLAAAYEISRAVSVPVLCASGLSSVTIPLAIAAGAAGVGVGSAVNQLNSEVAMVASVRALAEAIKGAIAIHR, from the coding sequence ATGTTGCATCCGCGTTTAGCTCCTGCCTTTGAGCAGCGCTCTGTTCTCAAGATTATTAGTGGTCTGAATAACTTTGATCGCGATCGCGTGCGGGCAGTGGTCACTGCTGCCGATCAAGGGGGCGCCACCTTCGTGGATATTGCTGCTGACCCTGAACTGGTGCGTCTTGCCAAGGAATTAACGACGCTGCCCGTCTGTGTGTCGGCGGTGGAGCCATTACTCCTGCTGAATGCCGTTGCTGCTGGTGCTGATCTGGTGGAAATCGGTAACTACGATAGCTTCTATGCCCAGGGGCGGGTATTTAGCGCTGAGGAAGTGCTGGCGTTGACGCGCCAAACTCGCGAGTTGCTGCCCCAGATCATGCTGTCGGTCACGGTGCCCCATACGCTGCCCTTGGATCAACAGGTTGCCCTTGCTGAGGCCTTGGTGGCCGCCGGTGCCGATATCATTCAAACCGAGGGGGGAACGAGTAGCCAGCCCCACCACAGTGGCACGTTGGGTCTCATTGAAAAAGCAGCACCCACCTTGGCAGCGGCCTATGAAATTTCCCGCGCCGTCTCGGTGCCAGTGCTGTGTGCCTCTGGTCTTTCTAGCGTGACGATTCCGCTGGCGATCGCTGCCGGTGCTGCGGGTGTGGGGGTTGGTTCGGCGGTGAACCAACTCAATAGTGAGGTGGCCATGGTGGCCAGTGTGCGTGCCCTTGCCGAAGCGATCAAAGGTGCCATTGCCATCCACCGCTAA
- a CDS encoding iron uptake porin — MQTSLSTVLVGALGIHYFLLHSTAFAQLPSQTQQPLPPSAPMGQVTSVSQLSDVRPTDWVYQALASLVEKYGCIAGYPDGTFGGNRALTRFEMAAALNACLDVVSDRFATKEDLATLQRLAQEFAAELATLRGRVDNLEARTANLEATQFSTTTQLSVDAVMAFQAGGNTRQVVDPVSGNTFTGGSYNPTVISKVEINLNTSFRGTDLLTTTLEVGNNGLDTLGATGIGTSGLIAAGAVDYAGVGSTVNLFRLFYSFKPTEDLTIGVGPQFYPSDIVDTNSYANDSFADFSSNFFINNPLIVPYAVNDPGGAGVSIQWNPGGGFFTLRGVYVAAEAGAPTGVATGGGLFGDPYQGTVELEFARAFGANEQNNFAVRLQYTNASSLNISQNAGGVNVELTLGKFGLFGRYAYADMKLYGDGATISGLGPFAVDPGVFVIPAGGQVKTTAQTWMAGLAYRDLLTQGSLLAAAVGQPFINSLASAPGINDATQTNYELFFRYPLSDNIAITPVLMAVTNANNRSTNSPIFQGLIRTTFSF, encoded by the coding sequence ATGCAAACATCCCTAAGCACAGTCTTGGTTGGTGCCCTTGGCATTCACTATTTCCTACTGCATTCCACAGCGTTTGCCCAATTACCCTCTCAGACGCAGCAGCCGCTACCGCCGAGTGCCCCTATGGGACAGGTCACCTCTGTCTCCCAGCTCTCTGATGTGCGCCCCACCGATTGGGTCTATCAAGCCCTTGCCTCCCTTGTCGAAAAATACGGCTGTATTGCTGGCTATCCCGATGGCACCTTTGGGGGCAACCGTGCCCTGACGCGCTTTGAGATGGCGGCGGCTTTGAATGCCTGCCTCGATGTGGTGAGCGATCGCTTTGCCACTAAGGAAGATTTAGCCACTTTGCAACGCCTAGCTCAGGAATTTGCCGCCGAACTGGCCACCCTGCGCGGACGGGTGGATAACCTCGAAGCCCGCACTGCTAATCTGGAGGCCACGCAATTTTCGACAACGACCCAGCTCTCTGTCGATGCCGTGATGGCCTTTCAAGCGGGGGGGAATACCCGCCAAGTCGTTGACCCCGTCTCTGGAAATACATTTACTGGGGGCAGCTATAATCCCACCGTGATTAGCAAGGTGGAAATCAACCTCAATACCAGTTTTCGCGGTACGGACTTACTGACCACCACCCTTGAAGTGGGCAACAATGGGTTGGATACCTTGGGGGCAACGGGGATCGGCACGAGTGGGCTAATTGCTGCGGGTGCTGTGGATTACGCTGGAGTTGGATCAACCGTCAATCTCTTCCGTCTTTTCTACAGCTTCAAGCCCACAGAGGATTTAACGATTGGTGTAGGGCCGCAGTTTTACCCCAGTGATATTGTCGATACCAACAGCTACGCCAACGATTCTTTCGCGGATTTTAGTTCCAATTTCTTTATCAACAACCCGCTGATTGTGCCCTACGCCGTCAATGATCCCGGTGGAGCAGGTGTCAGTATTCAATGGAATCCGGGGGGAGGGTTCTTTACCCTGCGAGGAGTTTACGTTGCTGCTGAGGCGGGAGCACCTACAGGTGTAGCCACAGGGGGCGGTCTGTTTGGCGATCCCTATCAGGGAACTGTGGAATTGGAGTTTGCCCGTGCCTTTGGTGCCAATGAACAGAACAACTTTGCCGTGCGCCTGCAATATACCAACGCCTCAAGCTTGAACATTTCCCAGAATGCCGGCGGTGTGAATGTGGAACTCACCCTTGGCAAGTTTGGCCTCTTTGGTCGCTATGCCTACGCCGATATGAAACTCTATGGGGATGGGGCAACCATTAGTGGCTTGGGGCCTTTTGCGGTCGATCCGGGAGTCTTTGTCATTCCCGCTGGGGGGCAAGTGAAGACCACGGCGCAAACATGGATGGCGGGTTTGGCTTATCGGGATTTACTCACGCAAGGGTCTCTGTTGGCGGCGGCGGTGGGTCAACCCTTTATTAACTCGTTGGCGTCAGCCCCGGGCATCAACGATGCCACCCAAACGAACTATGAACTCTTTTTCCGCTATCCCCTTAGCGACAACATTGCAATTACACCCGTGCTGATGGCGGTTACCAATGCCAACAATCGCTCCACCAACAGCCCCATTTTCCAAGGGTTGATCCGCACTACGTTTAGCTTCTAA